The Tenrec ecaudatus isolate mTenEca1 chromosome 6, mTenEca1.hap1, whole genome shotgun sequence genome has a window encoding:
- the GRAP2 gene encoding GRB2-related adapter protein 2, with amino-acid sequence MEAVAKFDFTASGEDELSFHSGDVLKILSNQEEWFKAELGSQEGYVPKNFIAIQFPEWFHEGLSRHQAENLLMGKEVGFFIIRASQSSPGDFSISVRHEDDVQHFKVMRDNKGNYFLWTEKFPSLNKLVDFYRTTSISKQKQIYLRDRSREDQGRRGNSLDRRLQGGSHLSGAEGEEIRPSMSHKLSDQPPSLPPQYPQQQQPPQQYPQASQPPQQRYFQHHHFHQDRRGGSLDINDGHCGLGIGSEMSAAFMQRRHTDPVQLQVAGRVRWARALYDFKALEDDELGFRSGEVVEVLDSSNPSWWTGRLHNKLGLFPANYVAPVIR; translated from the exons ATGGAAGCCGTTGCCAAGTTTGACTTCACTGCCTCCGGTGAGGACGAGCTGAGCTTTCACTCTGGAGATGTCCTGAAG ATCTTGAGCAACCAGGAGGAGTGGTTCAAGGCGGAGCTGGGGAGCCAAGAAGGATACGTGCCCAAGAATTTTATAGCCATCCAGTTTCCCGA GTGGTTCCACGAAGGCCTCTCGAGACACCAGGCAGAGAACTTACTCATGGGCAAGGAGGTCGGCTTCTTCATCATCCGAGCCAGCCAGAGCTCCCCCGGAGACTTCTCCATTTCTGTCAG gcacGAGGATGACGTCCAGCACTTCAAGGTCATGCGGGACAACAAAGGCAACTACTTCCTATGGACTGAGAAGTTTCCCTCCCTGAACAAGCTGGTGGACTTCTACAGGACGACGTCCATCTCCAAGCAGAAGCAGATCTACCTAAGGGACAGAAGCCGAGAGGACCAG GGTCGCCGGGGCAACAGCCTGGACCGGAGGCTCCAGGGCGGCTCACACCTCAGTGGGGCAGAGGGAGAAGAAATCCGGCCCTCCATGAGCCACAAGCTGTCGGATCAGCCGCCTTCCCTGCCCCCACAGtacccgcagcagcagcagcctcccCAGCAGTATCCCCAGGCGTCGCAGCCCCCGCAGCAGCGCTATTTCCAGCACCACCATTTCCACCAG GATCGCCGCGGTGGCAGCCTCGACATCAACGACGGGCACTGCGGCTTGGGCATAGGCAGCGAGATGAGTGCTGCCTTCATGCAGAGGAGACACACGGATCCCGTACAACTCCAAGTGGCAGGG CGCGTGCGGTGGGCCCGGGCCCTGTACGACTTCAAAGCCCTGGAGGACGATGAGCTGGGATTCCGCAGCGGAGAGGTGGTTGAAGTCCTGGACAGCTCCAACCCATCCTGGTGGACGGGCCGCCTGCACAACAAGCTGGGCCTCTTTCCTGCCAACTACGTGGCCCCCGTGATACGTTGA